A stretch of Ectothiorhodospiraceae bacterium BW-2 DNA encodes these proteins:
- the moaB gene encoding molybdenum cofactor biosynthesis protein B, protein MFQTRADALFIPLNIAVMTISDSRTEESDTAGGELAKQLTAAGHHLAAKKIVADNRYQIRATLCHWIVDEAIHAIITTGGTGLTGRDITPEAVRPLFDKEIDGFGELFRSLSYQHIKTSTIQSRAVAGLANGTAIFCLPGSPGACRDGWEEIIRHQLDATHRPCNLVELMPRFMEQ, encoded by the coding sequence ATGTTCCAAACCCGAGCCGATGCGCTATTTATCCCACTTAATATCGCCGTGATGACGATATCTGACAGCCGTACCGAAGAGAGCGACACCGCAGGAGGGGAGCTGGCCAAGCAGTTGACCGCCGCCGGCCACCACCTAGCGGCTAAAAAGATTGTCGCCGATAACCGCTACCAAATTCGCGCCACCCTCTGCCACTGGATTGTCGATGAGGCGATTCACGCCATCATAACCACCGGCGGTACCGGCCTCACCGGACGCGATATCACTCCTGAGGCGGTACGACCACTATTTGATAAAGAGATTGATGGCTTTGGCGAGCTGTTTCGCTCCCTCTCCTACCAACACATTAAAACCTCGACCATTCAATCGCGTGCCGTCGCCGGTCTAGCCAATGGGACCGCTATCTTCTGCCTGCCAGGCTCTCCCGGTGCCTGTCGCGATGGCTGGGAGGAGATTATTCGCCATCAGCTCGACGCCACCCACCGCCCCTGTAATCTGGTCGAGCTAATGCCTCGGTTTATGGAGCAGTAA
- a CDS encoding ABC transporter substrate-binding protein, with product MGKKLLWLVLWLSFCQLATAFELYQSRQLDNNLFSFNDDGKRQLIHLTTLDWQPYVGADMCGLGWVTQVVVHGLMQQGYAAKVEILPWKRAVMMVETGQADILFPEYDIGKEADSDIVSGKKRLDLLELSEGFPSGPLMFWKRKDYATAWNGQYESIKGERIGVVDGYENTTEFDMLMKNGFFAISKAPSDLLNLKKLYNNRVNLIVGDPFVFRHLIHTHFSAQEAEAYLARLEPLYPVMEEKSLYLAFSTKKPGYPAILAGMNEQLKQMATSGELQKIQAATERCLP from the coding sequence GTGGGTAAAAAACTATTGTGGTTGGTTTTATGGCTATCTTTTTGTCAGCTTGCCACCGCTTTTGAGCTCTATCAGAGCAGACAACTAGACAACAATCTTTTTTCATTTAATGATGATGGCAAACGGCAACTTATCCATCTGACAACACTCGACTGGCAACCTTATGTCGGCGCAGATATGTGCGGCTTAGGATGGGTAACCCAAGTGGTGGTGCACGGGCTTATGCAACAGGGCTACGCGGCTAAGGTCGAAATTTTGCCCTGGAAACGGGCTGTGATGATGGTTGAAACGGGTCAAGCAGATATTCTATTTCCTGAATATGACATTGGCAAAGAGGCTGACTCTGACATTGTTAGCGGTAAAAAGCGTCTCGATCTGCTCGAACTGAGCGAAGGATTTCCGAGTGGACCGCTAATGTTCTGGAAACGCAAGGATTATGCAACCGCTTGGAATGGTCAATATGAGTCGATTAAAGGCGAACGAATTGGCGTGGTAGATGGTTACGAAAACACGACTGAATTTGATATGCTGATGAAAAATGGCTTCTTTGCGATCAGTAAAGCGCCTTCCGATCTGCTCAATCTCAAAAAACTCTACAACAATCGAGTCAACCTAATTGTGGGAGACCCGTTTGTGTTTCGCCATTTAATCCATACTCATTTTTCTGCCCAGGAGGCAGAGGCCTATCTAGCACGGCTCGAACCGCTCTATCCGGTTATGGAAGAGAAGAGCTTATATTTGGCATTTTCTACTAAAAAACCGGGTTACCCCGCGATTTTGGCCGGTATGAACGAGCAGTTAAAGCAGATGGCCACTTCCGGTGAGCTTCAAAAAATTCAAGCAGCAACCGAGCGTTGCCTCCCTTAA
- a CDS encoding molybdopterin molybdenumtransferase MoeA produces the protein MTACGCDTQATKGLLTVDEALAQMLSQAVPLTESEALPLTSALGRVLAETITSPIDVPPHDNSAMDGYALHHEDSHAGENRLAISQRICAGEIGTPLQRGTVARIFTGAPIPPGADSVIMQEQITMAANEVVFQGAISAGENVRAKGEDITQGSKVLSQGRRLRPQELGLAASVGRATLSLYRRLKVGIFFTGDELIEPGTPLPEGKIYDSNRFVLTTLLQQMGCEVINLGIVEDSLAATMAALKSLTASIDLIMTTGGVSVGEEDHVRHAIEQLGQLSMWRVAMKPGKPLAFGHLDHTPFIGLPGNPVSVFVTFTLFAAPFIKKRQGMSRYHPQPLPMQAAFSWPKVKRQEYLRVRLEMVEGQRQLTRFPHQGSGVLTSISWADGLAKIPTGHAITPGECIDYYPFEQLL, from the coding sequence ATGACAGCGTGTGGATGTGATACTCAAGCAACAAAAGGGCTGCTCACCGTTGATGAGGCACTAGCGCAGATGCTATCCCAAGCGGTGCCATTAACAGAGAGTGAGGCGCTACCCTTAACGAGCGCCCTAGGGCGCGTGCTAGCCGAAACAATCACCTCACCGATTGATGTGCCGCCACACGATAATAGCGCGATGGATGGCTACGCACTGCACCATGAAGATAGCCACGCAGGGGAGAATCGCTTAGCCATCTCCCAACGAATCTGTGCTGGCGAGATCGGGACACCGCTACAGCGCGGGACAGTCGCCCGTATCTTTACCGGCGCCCCCATTCCGCCGGGGGCCGATAGTGTGATAATGCAAGAGCAGATAACGATGGCAGCGAATGAGGTGGTTTTTCAAGGCGCGATCTCTGCCGGAGAGAATGTCAGAGCCAAAGGGGAAGATATCACTCAAGGGAGTAAGGTATTAAGCCAAGGTAGGCGCCTGCGCCCACAGGAGCTAGGGTTAGCCGCCTCGGTCGGCCGCGCCACTCTTTCGCTCTACCGCCGCCTTAAAGTAGGGATATTTTTTACCGGTGATGAGCTGATTGAGCCAGGCACCCCCCTACCAGAGGGAAAGATCTACGACTCCAACCGCTTTGTATTAACCACCCTGCTGCAACAGATGGGGTGTGAAGTGATCAACTTAGGGATCGTTGAAGATAGCTTAGCGGCTACCATGGCGGCGCTAAAGTCGCTCACAGCTAGCATCGATCTGATCATGACAACCGGCGGAGTCTCGGTCGGTGAAGAGGATCATGTTCGTCACGCTATCGAACAGCTCGGTCAGCTATCGATGTGGCGCGTGGCGATGAAACCGGGCAAACCGCTCGCCTTTGGCCATCTCGATCACACCCCCTTTATCGGTCTGCCGGGCAATCCGGTCTCAGTCTTTGTCACCTTTACCCTCTTTGCGGCACCGTTTATTAAAAAAAGGCAGGGGATGAGTCGCTACCACCCGCAGCCACTGCCGATGCAGGCCGCCTTTAGTTGGCCTAAAGTTAAACGGCAGGAGTACCTAAGAGTGCGCTTAGAGATGGTAGAGGGGCAGCGACAGTTGACCCGGTTTCCCCATCAGGGCTCTGGTGTGCTCACCTCGATCAGTTGGGCCGATGGTCTGGCTAAAATCCCGACCGGGCACGCCATCACCCCCGGAGAGTGTATCGACTACTATCCGTTTGAACAGCTACTCTAG
- the narL gene encoding two-component system response regulator NarL yields the protein MTLPPPIDLAATTATVLLIDDHPLFRKGVADLIALEPKLQLIGEADSGQKGVALALELQPDLIILDLNMKGMDGIAVLQQLKESDIDSRIIMLTVSDHEEDVVKALRTGADGYLLKDMDPEETLEFFRQAALGKLVVSGRLAVQLANVIRGQPTTPLNQSQAGLTEREQQILIHLSQGHSNKLIARELGISDTTVKVHVKHILKKLNLRTRVEAAVWAMNSQNLA from the coding sequence ATGACCCTACCCCCCCCGATAGATCTAGCTGCAACCACAGCGACCGTACTCTTGATTGATGATCACCCCCTGTTTCGCAAAGGAGTTGCCGATCTCATTGCCCTTGAACCGAAACTACAGCTCATAGGAGAGGCCGATAGTGGCCAAAAAGGGGTGGCGTTAGCGCTAGAGCTGCAACCTGATCTGATTATTCTCGATCTCAATATGAAGGGAATGGATGGGATAGCGGTACTACAACAGCTCAAAGAGAGCGATATTGATAGCCGTATCATTATGCTCACTGTCTCCGATCACGAGGAGGATGTCGTTAAAGCGCTGCGTACCGGTGCCGATGGCTATCTACTTAAAGATATGGATCCGGAGGAGACTCTGGAGTTTTTTCGTCAAGCCGCACTAGGTAAACTGGTCGTCAGTGGCCGGCTAGCGGTACAACTAGCGAATGTTATTCGGGGTCAACCCACCACCCCGCTTAACCAGAGTCAAGCGGGGCTGACCGAGCGAGAGCAGCAGATCCTTATCCACCTAAGCCAAGGGCATAGCAATAAACTGATTGCACGAGAGTTAGGCATTAGCGATACCACCGTTAAGGTGCATGTCAAACATATTCTCAAAAAATTGAACCTGCGTACCCGCGTCGAAGCTGCGGTGTGGGCAATGAACAGCCAAAACTTGGCTTAA